The following is a genomic window from Neodiprion virginianus isolate iyNeoVirg1 chromosome 1, iyNeoVirg1.1, whole genome shotgun sequence.
AAGCGATTCGGTGCTCTTACTATGTTCATGTCTACTGCTGATAAAAATGGTAAGATGTTTGTAAGCAGCTAAACATTACGGAAATGATTGTACTCTATATATAATAATCTTTTACAGCtttgaaaacgattttcaaatactGTGAAGTGTCTGAACATAAATCGCAGGATGAACTTGCATCTCTACAAAAGAAGTATGAAGTTTAAAGAAAACCACGGTATGCTTGATTTGGCACAGCAGCTAGTTTATGAGGTGTTGAATCGCCAGTAAAATAGCTATTgtagatgaaaatttcacataaatttaagaaaaaagaagtcGACACTTGTGTTTGTAAATCTTTACATTTTGAGTTATCATATTCCAAGATCTTGTGAGAATTGATTCATTATCCGTTCctaacaaaataaaaaaggatGTTAATTTTCCGACTCAAGATCTTACTCTTTAGCCTAATAGCTGTTGATAACGAATCTGATTGTACACATCTTCCAAtatctgactttttttttggcaattcagcattatacatcataaTGTTTCTTTTGGTAAATAAAAGTGACcgtttcgaagaaaaaatttatgttgctttgtttttccttttacaTCGACGtattaaaaacaagaaaaccgGATTGACCGGAATGAGCTCGTTTTTGCCGCAGATCATGCTGGGCCAGTCGTCTATAAATAAGCCCAACGCAAGTCAAGTTTCAAACAATCGTGGGTAACGCGCTACGCGTGGCACATGCGCAGGATTCGGCGTGTGCGAGGGACTCTGCATCGTTTCTACGCGGCCGTAATAAACCGCAACAGAGATTGTCGAGCTGTTGAAGCCCGACTTGAGATGCAGGATTAGTCGAACCGAGCTGATCGCGGTGGACgagataattatttataacgaTACAAAATACTTACTCGGCATATTCTGCGTATCGAACACGGACGTCGGTAAGTCAGCGCCCTGTAGACTTGGCGCATTTGACATACGTATGATTCGGCAGCTTCGACAGTCAGCTGTAAATCCCAATCCTGCATTATAAAGTAGTCCGATCCTCGTGTCGTCTTCACCATGGTATAAGTATGTAAGGTGTGTTCTTGCGCATCCACATCCGCTTCGTCCGCACACAACGTCATTTACATTTAACTATCATTGTCATGACGTCACGTGGGGGGCTTGTCACGTGACTTTGCTACTCCGCATCTTCGTTTAGAGCATAAAGTATATTCTTACACTATGGTCTGCACTAAAGCTGTGAGAACGCGGTGCGCTGTAAATCTTCGATCACACGGCACATGGGACGAAAAGTTTTGTTCACGAACCGAGGACCTGGCGAGCGGAATTGGTACTAAACGCTCAATGTTCTACGGATGGAGGTTCTTTTGAAAAGCATTGacaatttcatcaatttttcttttccagaTAGATGTCTCGAGCCAAATGGCAAGTTCGACAACGTTAAAATACGTCGCAGCGCTCGACGTTGGGACGACAACTGTTCGATGTCACATCATAGACAAGAATGTGAGAACCATTGGTGCTGCATCGGAAAAGGTTTGATCTATTACAATACATCTAGATGAATTAAAAGTATTAAACCCAACACGGAATTAGCTTCACATTTCTGTGCAGGATCGCGATATGTCTAATTGTTTATATAGTTACGTAAGTGCAGCACTCGAATCTTGggtgataaattattacatcTACACAGAGATCCATCAATTATCTAGATCTGGCAATATCTGTGCCTGATATCAGAACAGTgacctaaataataattttcattatccaTAATTCATAACAGTGCGTATAATAAATGCTAAAGTTCCTTTCAATTTATTCTGTTACATTTTTCGGTGTAAAAATCGACAAATTTGCTACGGAAATAAGCAATAACATCACTCTAAAGGTGAAATTCGTTACACGTATATCGCAATTATACACAACGCGCATTTCAGTTGCAAAAAAGACTTATTCGTACTTTCGAATACCATTGTTTCGTGATTATTGCGACGGAATTCACTACTGCTGTATTTTAATTAACCGCATCGACAAAATAGCCTCTTTTTGTACGCCAGAACTGGAGcggtatatatttattcaaaccaAAAATTGCCTGAATATAAACAATCTGTTTTAAGCGTCGGTTCGCGATAAGacggtatatataataattacagtaATAGATTATATAATACtgaaattatatacaaatGTATAAGCTGCCAGATTTTAGTATGCAACACAGGTGGATCAGAATAGTTCTGCAAATATTTCTGCACCTTATTCAgtgtttactgaattttttgtaactcCTTTGTCAGCGTAAGCTGAGAAGAATGAGCGTCGTTACTGAGAATCTATGTCCCACAAGAAtaacacacatttacttgatCGTTGTAGAGAACTAAATTCAAAGCACCTTGTGTCCAACATTTCTGTTGACTTTGCTGCGAAACTGATtaagtatacatacacacggtTCATATTACAACTTCAACTTTATATACTGCAATAAAACTTGGAGGCTTCTATTCAGAATATATTAGAGTGTCAATAGATGGTGACTGTAAAGTAAATAAACTGCTTTTGACCATTGCAACTTTTGGCCGATTCTCGCTAGTCCGCAATAATTGtatctgtttgaagaaaaaattaatttcttgtaaCCATCAAAGCTGCACGtctgaattgaaataaataaacaaaacaacacAGAAAACAATCCGGAATAATATAACGTGGATGAATGGACTGCCGTTATCAAACCTTGCACTCATTGTCAGCGTGATGTAATCATATACCACGGTAGAAAGACGGATGAATGTATGACTGGCACAGACGCTTTTATTAGTAGCGATGTGGGCGCGAGATCCATGTAGTACTGTTAGATATATTTTACAGTAACGGTCTCACAATCAACGTGCTTGACATTAAAGCGTAGTGGCTGAAGCTGCGAACACGCTGTTTGTACGAATACTTTTGTACAGCGCGCCTAACTCGATGGAAGCTATGTTTAATCATTATATCCATACTTGATTATTCAGCGCAAATCTATAATTCAGACAAATGTTCTCAGTAACGTGCTTTAATATTATAGGAATCTACGATTAGATATCAGTCAAATACTTGTCGGAACTTTAAGAACACTTTGTTTACATGAGAAAGTAGGATGTAAGAATGTTGAGCTGTTATGGTTACGACAAGTTTTCGGATTTCGAAATTACATTTAGATAATTATGCAAAGTACCGCTGCATTAAACTTAAtcgtaaaacttttttcaggTGGAAATAATATATCCGAAACCCGGATATGTAGAAATCGACCCGGACCGATTATGGGAGACTATAATTCGAGTGATGAAAGATGCTTTGCaaggtgttttttttatttttttattgtcgaTCGTTTGAACAGACTTTAAAATGAAACACTTGGCGGAACATTTATTAtaccaataaaattttttcactacagATGCAAACTTGGAAGCTAATCAGATCACCTGCATTGGTATATCGACACAACGAGGCAGCTTCACAACATGGAATCGCGAGACAGGGAAACATTATCACAAGTACGTTGTgatcttcaaaatttttataattcttttaCAAACTGGCCTTGTTCTCGAATAAAATTCCTACTGTACCGAATTTACCTGTTATTAAAAATCCGATGCAGTTTCATCACCTGGAAGGACTTGCGAGCAGACCAAATGGTGAAGGATTGGAACTCTTCTTTAACAATGAAGGGGTTGCGTTCCGGTGCACATTTTCTCTACATGATTTCTGGGAGTAAACGTTTCCTAGCTGGCAGCGTATTGAAGCTGATGAATACTCaggtacatatatacaatattagTACGCTCGGATAGACGGGATATATGAGTAAGTACGTTATACCAATCTCGATTTTTTCAGTATTATCGACTCACGTAACGAAGCGTACTTACAAAGATCTCacgttaattaaattaaaatgatCCGCATAAAATTACTCAGCAGATTTCAAGAAACTTGTATAATCTAATACTCAGATACGTAAATTTGAATACTAGTGCCGAACAATATTTGGCGAATTAATATTAAGTTTTTTTAACGCAAGGTTATTCTCGACGTCAACGATACGTGAAAATGTCACGTCCGCTTGCTTTGATTAAAATTccaatgaatataaatataaatttgacaTTGAAATCATACCTATTCTCTGTGTGGAATATAAATTCTCGTTAATCCCGCCAACGACAGTTTTATacaatgtatttattttataaaagtgGAATCTCTGATCGGCACACGACGTTAACTACATCAGCATTTCCGAAACAATTTTAAGCTGAGTTTGGGATACTATATTCATAAATGTATTTCATGATATACCTATAATTACCTTTCATTGTTAGACGACGTTGCGGTTGACTTGGGCGTTACACAATGTGCCTGGTCTGAAGGAAGCTGCGATGGGAGGCAAAGCGGTGTTCGGAGGAGTAGATTGCTGGCTTCTCTACAAATTTACAGGTTGGCATACTTATAATCGTTATTACCAATATATCAGTAATCCTGAATCGCTACATGAACGTATTGTCAAGATCTGATTCGATCTCCTTGGAGCGTAGAATAATTCTACCCCACTGCGACTCAAATTgcaaaacaaataaaatagtTCATTTTCGAGCTCACTACTCAcgaatgtaaaatataattcagGTAAACATATAACCGACGCATCCAGCGCTTCCGCCACCGGACTCTTCGATCCTTTTACGATGCAATGGGCAGGCTGGGCTATAAAGATGTTCAAACTGCCCCGACACATGTTCCCCGAGGTAGTCGACACCGCTGGGAATTTCGGTAACGTCCCAAAGAATTTGTTCGGGGCTGAAATACCAATTCGTTGCTCGGTAAGTATATCTTCGAGGAAATAACACTGTTTTTGGATAAGGCGTTTGAATAGCTGCACTTCGTTACAGAGTATGAGAAACGCTTTCAATCTCATTGTAAATGATTTGACACGTGATCAATCATCACTTTCtgattttgttttaattcGTGTAATTTGAAACATGCGGTCAGCGGCATAT
Proteins encoded in this region:
- the LOC124305976 gene encoding putative glycerol kinase 5 isoform X2; the protein is MASSTTLKYVAALDVGTTTVRCHIIDKNVRTIGAASEKVEIIYPKPGYVEIDPDRLWETIIRVMKDALQDANLEANQITCIGISTQRGSFTTWNRETGKHYHNFITWKDLRADQMVKDWNSSLTMKGLRSGAHFLYMISGSKRFLAGSVLKLMNTQTTLRLTWALHNVPGLKEAAMGGKAVFGGVDCWLLYKFTGKHITDASSASATGLFDPFTMQWAGWAIKMFKLPRHMFPEVVDTAGNFGNVPKNLFGAEIPIRCSMADQAASLFGSTSFQPGDLKITLGTGTFVNVNTGTNPHASLTGLYPLVGWRLGAETIYVVEGASNDTGSLIEWAKSIGIINEPEETSDLAKSVKDSDGVYFIPAFSGLQAPINDHTAAAGFLAVKPTSRKAHLVRSILESIVFRILLIYESLQQETEFTYHRIRVDGGVSKNDFMMQLLADVTGLQVERAISSEMSILGVAFLAGLSFGVWNSREELLQLREVEKVFSPKRERQQDYQAIVELWQKAVERFKDWY
- the LOC124305976 gene encoding putative glycerol kinase 5 isoform X4, which produces MVCTKAVRTRCAVNLRSHGTWDEKFCSRTEDLASGIDRCLEPNGKFDNVKIRRSARRWDDNCSMSHHRQECENHWCCIGKDANLEANQITCIGISTQRGSFTTWNRETGKHYHNFITWKDLRADQMVKDWNSSLTMKGLRSGAHFLYMISGSKRFLAGSVLKLMNTQTTLRLTWALHNVPGLKEAAMGGKAVFGGVDCWLLYKFTGKHITDASSASATGLFDPFTMQWAGWAIKMFKLPRHMFPEVVDTAGNFGNVPKNLFGAEIPIRCSMADQAASLFGSTSFQPGDLKITLGTGTFVNVNTGTNPHASLTGLYPLVGWRLGAETIYVVEGASNDTGSLIEWAKSIGIINEPEETSDLAKSVKDSDGVYFIPAFSGLQAPINDHTAAAGFLAVKPTSRKAHLVRSILESIVFRILLIYESLQQETEFTYHRIRCVE
- the LOC124305976 gene encoding putative glycerol kinase 5 isoform X1, whose protein sequence is MVCTKAVRTRCAVNLRSHGTWDEKFCSRTEDLASGIDRCLEPNGKFDNVKIRRSARRWDDNCSMSHHRQECENHWCCIGKDANLEANQITCIGISTQRGSFTTWNRETGKHYHNFITWKDLRADQMVKDWNSSLTMKGLRSGAHFLYMISGSKRFLAGSVLKLMNTQTTLRLTWALHNVPGLKEAAMGGKAVFGGVDCWLLYKFTGKHITDASSASATGLFDPFTMQWAGWAIKMFKLPRHMFPEVVDTAGNFGNVPKNLFGAEIPIRCSMADQAASLFGSTSFQPGDLKITLGTGTFVNVNTGTNPHASLTGLYPLVGWRLGAETIYVVEGASNDTGSLIEWAKSIGIINEPEETSDLAKSVKDSDGVYFIPAFSGLQAPINDHTAAAGFLAVKPTSRKAHLVRSILESIVFRILLIYESLQQETEFTYHRIRVDGGVSKNDFMMQLLADVTGLQVERAISSEMSILGVAFLAGLSFGVWNSREELLQLREVEKVFSPKRERQQDYQAIVELWQKAVERFKDWY